A stretch of the Aspergillus puulaauensis MK2 DNA, chromosome 6, nearly complete sequence genome encodes the following:
- a CDS encoding uncharacterized protein (COG:G;~EggNog:ENOG410PMBP;~InterPro:IPR011701,IPR036259,IPR020846,IPR021829;~PFAM:PF11899,PF06609,PF07690;~SMCOG1005:Drug resistance transporter, EmrB/QacA;~TransMembrane:11 (i430-455o467-486i498-516o522-544i556-580o586-608i628-649o655-675i696-715o735-756i763-782o);~antiSMASH:Cluster_6.2;~go_function: GO:0022857 - transmembrane transporter activity [Evidence IEA];~go_process: GO:0055085 - transmembrane transport [Evidence IEA]): MMQSIYQTLRPKDASGQPAKVPLPAAFYQNHAWRLHYHDQLAKHTQFHDEYIYAFTWEDARQDHALLNLRADDVILAITSAGDNILSYATKSPASIHAVDLNPGQNHLLELKLACYTALPYEDFWPLFGEGKHPGFRHLLLNHLSPHLSRRSFQYWRERVDVFERPSSRGLYDTGGSRHALRVLRWTARLLRCRTGIRQFLASGSLPEQVHAWKALLCPALLSPLLCKLVVSQESFLWKALGVPKSQLAMIEADHSARARANSRGQGRWQAVWRYMVDTLDPVAQQTHIASDNPYYYVCLAGQFSQTCHPEYLSAEAHALLSQPGALDNLHLHTDEIAEVLTRITPASLTVAVFMDSMDWFDPGADSATAQVTLLNRAMKIGGQILRTFKFHEIAAPGQHTPNDAPADAEDNGEPGNGEQPPARKKTWRFWAVFPALCVTTFLAALDTSILSTALPTIALDLQAGELYMWITNAYILSSTVVLPLFGQTANIFGRRWMMISSVVVFAIGSGMAGGANNTSAIIAGRAIQGIGGGGINVLVDTVICDLVPLRQRGQYVALMASVWAVGTTIGPVLGGAFAQHVSWRWVFYINLPLCAVSLILLILFLRVTHPPRPPNTSIWMQFTRVDLLGNTILTTAVVAILLALTWGGSAYPWSSWRVLVPFLLGLAGLALFLAHQASRLCPEPSIPLKVFKSSTAICALWIAFLQNLLLYWIGYFLPVYFQALRNLSATSSGLAVLPITGAIAPSGIVTGILLAKTGKYRPFHFLGAIGTTVGVGLFSLLDDKSPAREWAGFQVLYGIGSGMIFSSTLPPIQAVLPESDVAVATGTWAFMRSFGCIWGIAIPTSIFNTRIQAGLSRVSDPVIRGMLGGGGAYAVASEGLVRSLADRPVLQGEVLGLYKDGLRWV, encoded by the exons ATGATGCAAAGTATATACCAAACACTTCGTCCCAAAGACGCATCTGGACAGCCAGCAAAAGTCCCCCTGCCCGCAGCCTTCTACCAGAACCACGCCTGGCGGCTTCACTATCACGACCAGCTCGCCAAACACACCCAGTTCCACGACGAGTACATCTACGCATTCACCTGGGAGGACGCCCGGCAAGACCATGCTCTACTCAACCTGCGCGCAGACGACGTTATCCTCGCAATCACCAGCGCCGGCGACAACATCCTTTCGTACGCCACGAAGAGCCCAGCCAGCATCCACGCCGTCGACCTCAATCCCGGGCAGAACCACCTCCTCGAGCTCAAGCTGGCTTGCTACACTGCACTGCCATACGAAGACTTCTGGCCGCTCTTCGGGGAAGGAAAGCATCCCGGGTTCCGCCACTTGCTGCTCAACCACCTCTCGCCGCATCTCTCCCGCCGTTCATTCCAGTACTGGCGCGAGCGCGTCGATGTCTTTGAACGCCCAAGCAGTCGAGGGCTCTACGACACAGGGGGATCGCGCCACGCTCTCCGTGTCCTCCGCTGGACTGCCCGTCTTCTCCGCTGTCGCACTGGGATCCGCCAGTTTCTTGCTTCTGGGAGTCTCCCCGAGCAGGTTCACGCATGGAAAGCCCTACTCTGCCCAGCCCTGCTCTCCCCGCTCCTCTGTAAGCTGGTCGTCAGCCAGGAATCCTTTCTCTGGAAGGCACTCGGCGTTCCCAAAAGCCAACTTGCCATGATTGAGGCCGACCAcagcgccagagccagagcaAATTCCCGTGGCCAGGGTCGCTGGCAAGCCGTCTGGCGCTACATGGTCGATACCCTCGACCCGGTAGCCCAGCAGACACATATCGCAAGTGACAACCCGTACTACTACGTCTGCCTAGCCGGGCAGTTCAGCCAGACGTGCCATCCAGAGTATCTCTCGGCAGAAGCCCACGCCCTGCTCTCGCAGCCAGGCGCCCTGGACAATCTCCACCTCCACACGGATGAGATCGCCGAGGTACTAACGCGGATCACGCCAGCGAGTCTGACAGTTGCGGTGTTTATGGATAGCATGGACTGGTTTGATCCGGGAGCTGACAGTGCCACTGCGCAGGTCACCCTGCTCAATCGTGCGATGAAGATTGGGGGCCAAATACTGCGTACATTCAAATTCCACGAAATTGCAG CGCCAGGCCAGCACACGCCAAACGACGCGCCGGCTGACGCAGAAGACAACGGCGAGCCAGGGAATGGAGAGCAGCCCCCTGCCCGCAAGAAAACATGGCGCTTTTGGGCCGTCTTCCCAGCGCTCTGCGTAACGACCTTCCTGGCGGCCCTGGACACGTCCATCCTGTCGACGGCGCTGCCCACGATCGCCCTTGACCTCCAGGCCGGTGAGCTGTACATGTGGATCACCAACGCGTATATCCTGTCGTCGACAGTGGTCCTCCCTCTCTTCGGGCAGACGGCCAACATCTTCGGCCGCCGCTGGATGATGATCAGTTCCGTGGTCGTCTTTGCCATCGGCAGCGGCATGGCCGGCGGCGCCAATAATACCagcgccatcatcgccggaCGCGCTATCCAGggcattggcggcggcggcatcaATGTTCTCGTTGATACTGTTATCTGCGACCTCGTCCCCCTCCGCCAGCGAGGGCAGTACGTCGCCCTGATGGCCTCTGTCTGGGCTGTCGGCACTACCATCGGGCCAGTTCTCGGCGGTGCCTTCGCCCAACACGTCTCCTGGCGCTGggtcttttatattaatctcCCTCTGTGTGCTGTCTCTCTTATCCTGCttatcctctttctccgcgTTACCCACCCCCCTAGACCCCCCAACACCTCCATTTGGATGCAGTTTACTCGCGTTGACCTCCTCGGAAACACCATTCTTACCACTGCTGTCGTTGCCATCCTGCTCGCCCTTACCTGGGGTGGAAGCGCCTACCCCTGGTCCTCCTGGCGCGTGCTCGTCCCTtttctcctcggcctcgccgGCCTCGCCCTCTTTCTCGCCCACCAGGCTTCGCGCCTCTGCCCTGAACCTTCTATCCCCTTGAAGGTCTTTAAAAGCTCCACCGCTATATGCGCCCTCTGGATTGCCTTTCTCCAGAACCTCCTTCTCTACTGGATTGGCTACTTCCTTCCAGTCTATTTCCAGGCCCTCCGCAACCTCTCCGCGACATCCTCCGGCCTCGCTGTGCTGCCTATCACCGGCGCAATCGCCCCATCCGGTATAGTAACAGGCATCCTGCTTGCAAAGACAGGAAAATACCGCCCCTTCCACTTCCTCGGTGCAATCGGCACAACTGTCGGCGTTGGTCTCTTCTCCCTGCTCGACGACAAGTCTCCTGCCCGCGAGTGGGCCGGATTCCAGGTCCTGTATGGTATCGGCTCCGGCATGATTTTTTCATCCACCCTCCCGCCCATCCAGGCCGTTCTTCCCGAGTCTGACGTCGCGGTAGCTACTGGGACATGGGCATTTATGCGTAGCTTCGGCTGTATCTGGGGAATCGCAATCCCGACGTCGATTTTCAACACGCGCATTCAGGCCGGGTTGAGCCGCGTCAGTGACCCCGTGATAAGGGGGATGCTAGGCGGCGGGGGTGCCTATGCAGTTGCGAGTGAAGGCCTGGTACGCAGTTTGGCGGATCGGCCGGTGCTCCAGGGGGAAGTACTGGGGCTGTACAAGGATGGGCTGCGGTGGGTGTAG
- a CDS encoding uncharacterized protein (COG:S;~EggNog:ENOG410PKSY;~TransMembrane:8 (i95-119o150-167i206-223o481-501i589-611o658-678i711-733o761-783i);~antiSMASH:Cluster_6.2), with protein MIEYEGAFSFKIGENVTQATNIDWEDCPETSSSGKPFSPRRIIQKIHHSHIRGLFCKGKERLNKVQDRCRIENIPLPLVKQDLQAGQEWIKGPMLCALATGAIGVLNVILTVTAAGIAYSKKAGDTHATYAEVYQGDCSVTSGWATGMHLVINVLSTILLAASNYVMQSLSAPSRADVDKAHSKGDWLDIGIFSIRNLWLMDAKRKILWVLLFISSFPIHMVYNTTIFSSISTVEYGVVVIPSNLGRNESLVKDKYEAEAFYQLVGYTPEDILARRFDGTFRDLSIPDCFKTYNQEFNTKGGTVLLVTDRENLGGSSSAASSQQLMGYEKGWLGYQADSIAQSDVESFRLESQHWNYPEWSFKSERSNDWGGLTYLCSQRQGPDYAACYDVSEDTRTLQAFIWNTNPSEAQVGDFLNTASNWRNSSWAAGISFRIDTPSEADKGYSLLAGCSCDDRDYGDVPNNITISGCMASDAKQHCQLYFSLPICIAVIACNIIKVLCMYMTAKTGRKEIFLTIGDALSSLLDNPDASTRGDCFLSGKDTTLGLRQWTRRTLGMPFKSAPASMSTTREACPLLLPKRKRWVQAASWRRWAFTYIVFLACLAVSGYLYYLATRYLTRGFSEVSNLGMGKASGSTILELSVGQHLIALALLANTPQLVFSALYLLCNGVFTCMAAIAEYNNFALQRKPLRVSWPKGEQRSTHYLSLPYRYSVPLITVSVAMHWLLSQAIFLVKINTFGKRSESLEQSDYSLNGSTQACGYSPLAIFITIIVGVAAIATLFGFSLRPLRSNMPLASSSSSAISAACHPPPGDEDASMKPVMWGEVRQDSNDAAFSYQSTIEDSAGDWRHCTFTSKEVTTPG; from the exons ATGATAGAATATGAAGGCGCCTTTTCCTTCAAAATCGGTGAAAATGTCACCCAGGCCACAAATATCGACTGGGAAGACTGCCCAGAAACGTCTTCGTCAGGTAAACCATTTTCGCCGCGCCGAATCATTCAGAAAATACACCACTCCCATATTCGGGGCCTATTTTGCAAAGGAAAAGAGCGGTTGAACAAGGTTCAAGACAGGTGCAGAATCGAGAATATTCCCCTGCCCCTCGTCAAACAGGATCTTCAAGCAGGGCAAGAGTGGATTAAAGGCCCCATGCTCTGTGCTCTGGCAACGGGAGCAATTGGTGTTTTGAATGTGATCCTCACAGTAACTGCGGCCGGCATCGCGTACTCGAAGAAGGCAGGCGATACCCACGCTACATATGCAGAGGTTTACCAGGGTGACTGTTCAGTTACCAGTGGTTGGGCAACCGGAATGCACCTCGTTATCAACGTGCTCAGCACTATCCTGCTGGCCGCTAGCAACTATGTCATGCAAAGCCTGAGCGCACCGTCGCGAGCGGATGTCGACAAGGCCCATTCAAAAGGGGACTGGTTGGACATTGGAATCTTTAGCATTCGGAATCTCTGGCTCATGGATGCCAAGCGCAAGATCCTCTGGGTTCTACTTTTTATCAGTTCATTCCCCATTCATATGGT GTATAACACGACCATCTTTTCGTCAATAAGCACTGTAGAGTATGGAGTTGTTGTGATACCAAGCAATCTTGGGAGAAATGAATCACTCGTCAAGGATAAATACGAAGCGGAGGCGTTCTACCAGTTGGTTGGTTATACTCCGGAGGATATACTCGCTCGAAGATTCGACGGCACGTTCCGCGATTTGAGTATTCCGGATTGCTTCAAAACTTACAATCAGGAATTTAACACCAAGGGAGGCACGGTTCTACTTGTCACGGACAGGGAGAACCTCGGGGGATCTTCTAGCGCTGCCTCTTCCCAGCAGTTGATGGGATATGAGAAGGGATGGTTGGGTTACCAAGCAGATTCAATAGCCCAGTCAGATGTGGAAAGCTTCAGGCTTGAGTCTCAACACTGGAACTATCCAGAATGGTCGTTCAAGAGCGAGAGGAGCAACGATTGGGGTGGCTTGACGTATTTATGTAGCCAGCGACAAGGACCGGACTACGCAGCCTGTTACGACGTATCGGAAGACACACGCACACTTCAAGCTTTCATTTGGAATACAAATCCGAGTGAAGCGCAAGTGGGCGACTTTCTCAACACGGCGTCGAATTGGCGGAACAGTTCGTGGGCAGCCGGGATTTCGTTTCGCATCGACACCCCTTCGGAAGCCGACAAGGGATATTCTCTACTGGCAGGATGCTCCTGTGATGACCGGGATTATGGTGATGTTCCTAACAATATCACGATATCAGGCTGCATGGCCAGCGACGCTAAGCAACACTGTCAGTTGTATTTTAGCTTGCCGATATGCATTGCGGTGATTGCATGCAatatcatcaaagtcctTTGCATGTATATGACGGCGAAAACAGGCCGCAAAGAGATTTTTCTGACAATCGGTGATGCGCTGTCTTCACTTCTGGACAACCCTGATGCATCAACACGAGGCGACTGCTTTCTGTCTGGGAAAGACACGACACTTGGACTGCGACAGTGGACTAGACGTACTCTAGGGATGCCATTCAAGAGTGCTCCGGCCAGTATGTCGACAACCCGGGAGGCATGTCCTCTACTGCTTCCAAAACGGAAGAGATGGGTTCAGGCCGCGAGCTGGAGACGCTGGGCCTTTACTTATATCGT GTTTCTTGCCTGTCTGGCCGTCTCCGGATATCTGTATTATCTCGCAACACGCTATCTTACGCGCGGCTTTTCGGAGGTCAGTAACCTGGGCATGGGAAAGGCAAGCGGGTCAACAATCCTCGAGCTCAGCGTGGGACAGCACCTCATTGCTCTAGCACTCCTGGCCAACACACCGCAGCTTGTATTCTCAGCCCTATACCTCTTATGCAATGGGGTATTTACGTGCATGGCGGCCATAGCCGAGTATAACAATTTTGCTCTTCAGCGAAAGCCCCTTCGGGTCTCCTGGCCAAAAGGCGAGCAGCGGTCAACCCACTACCTCAGTCTGCCATACCGATACAGTGTGCCGCTCATCACAGTCTCAGTTGCTATGCACTGGCTTCTCTCTCAAGCTATATTTCTGGTGAAGATAAATACCTTCGGTAAACGCAGCGAAAGTCTTGAACAAAGCGATTATTCATTGAATGGATCTACTCAGGCATGCGGATACTCCCCTCTGGCGATCTTCATAACCATCATCGTGGGAGTAGCTGCTATCGCAACCCTTTTCGGCTTCAGTCTTAGACCTCTACGCTCGAATATGCCAttggcttcctcctccagctctgcaaTCAGTGCAGCTTGTCATCCGCCGCCGGGGGATGAGGACGCGTCGATGAAGCCAGTGATGTGGGGAGAAGTGCGTCAGGATTCGAACGATGCTGCATTTTCGTATCAGTCTACTATTGAAGATAGTGCGGGAGACTGGAGACACTGCACGTTTACTTCGAAGGAAGTCACTACACCTGGATAA